A single window of Candidatus Omnitrophota bacterium DNA harbors:
- a CDS encoding class I SAM-dependent methyltransferase, with protein MKLAALIPRRRGLSKAQLQQRAALNQLQRFEAVLNRHRRSLKDCTTILEFGCGHGRLLKPVADFVPGASIAGCDVLNKAVAVCRRKFPQGRFVTNGALPPLAFADGSFDLMYSYSVFTHLPEAHHRAWLKELARVLRPGGVMLHTIHSHEFLRRASRFSPESLVKYALPQPVDALIRSGTGYTYTMDDPTQPAYGLAIISPAYVAAHWPKVSGLTLLDHVEGAIEAYPEGCQDIVLLLKAPQ; from the coding sequence ATGAAGCTTGCGGCTCTCATCCCGCGCCGGCGCGGACTCTCCAAGGCCCAATTACAGCAGCGGGCGGCGCTGAATCAGCTGCAGCGGTTCGAGGCAGTCCTCAACCGCCATCGCCGGTCCCTCAAGGACTGCACGACCATTCTGGAGTTCGGCTGCGGCCATGGGCGGCTGCTGAAGCCGGTGGCGGATTTCGTTCCGGGTGCTTCCATTGCCGGGTGCGATGTGCTGAACAAGGCGGTCGCCGTCTGCCGACGGAAGTTTCCTCAGGGACGCTTTGTGACCAATGGCGCGCTGCCGCCGCTGGCGTTCGCGGATGGATCGTTTGACTTGATGTATTCCTACAGCGTCTTCACGCATCTGCCGGAAGCGCATCATCGCGCCTGGTTGAAGGAGCTCGCCCGCGTGCTGCGCCCCGGCGGGGTGATGCTGCATACGATTCACTCGCATGAGTTTCTCCGGCGGGCATCGCGTTTCAGCCCGGAATCGCTGGTGAAGTACGCATTACCGCAGCCGGTCGATGCGTTGATCCGCTCAGGCACAGGCTATACCTATACCATGGATGATCCCACACAGCCAGCCTACGGGCTGGCGATTATCAGCCCAGCGTACGTGGCGGCGCACTGGCCAAAGGTGAGCGGGCTCACACTGCTCGATCATGTCGAGGGGGCCATTGAAGCCTACCCAGAAGGCTGCCAGGACATTGTCCTGTTGCTGAAAGCTCCGCAATGA
- a CDS encoding carbamoyltransferase, with product MPTRILGISAYYHDSAACLLSDGDIVAAAQEERFTRKKHDARFPSRAVEFCLTQAGITMNDLDLVGFYEKPLVKFDRLLETYLAYAPRGWRSFLTSMPVWLSEKLWLPDLIGRELGYSGKILFGDHHESHAASAFYPSPFDEAAILTMDAVGEWATSSYGYGKGKDITLLGEMRFPHSLGMLYSAFTYFTGFKVNSGEYKVMGLAPYGEPRYASRIRDHLVQIHDDGSLTLNMDYFNYCTGLTMTNRNFERLFGGPPREPESPITQREMDLARSIQEVTEEIMLKMARHVHRETGLSSLCLAGGVALNCVGNGRILREGPFEQIWVQPAAGDAGGALGVALALWHRSLGQPRRARIGQAFADDMRGSLLGPAFSDEVISAWLSQEDVAATRVDRDELPRRVAGLIAEGKVVGLFQSRMEFGPRALGARSILGDPRSPQMQSLMNLKIKFRESFRPFAPTVLRERVSDWFDLDGESPYMLLVADVSEKRRRPMADAEQSLWGMKKLNVVRSEIPAVTHVDYSARIQTIRREANPLFYDIIQAFDWLTGCPVVINTSFNVRGEPMVCTPQDAYRCFMRTQMDALVLESFLIEKSQQKPVAEDASWQKEFQLD from the coding sequence ATGCCAACACGGATCCTGGGGATTTCAGCGTATTACCATGACTCGGCGGCGTGCCTGCTGAGCGATGGGGATATTGTGGCCGCGGCCCAGGAGGAGCGCTTCACGCGCAAGAAGCATGACGCGCGCTTTCCTTCGCGCGCCGTGGAGTTCTGTTTGACGCAGGCTGGGATCACGATGAACGATCTTGACCTCGTCGGCTTCTATGAGAAGCCGCTGGTGAAGTTCGATCGGCTCTTAGAAACGTATCTGGCGTACGCCCCACGCGGGTGGCGATCGTTTCTGACGTCGATGCCGGTGTGGTTGAGCGAGAAGCTGTGGCTTCCCGACCTCATCGGCAGGGAGCTGGGGTATTCGGGGAAGATCCTCTTCGGAGACCACCATGAGTCCCATGCGGCCTCGGCGTTTTACCCCTCGCCGTTTGATGAGGCGGCGATTCTGACCATGGATGCGGTCGGGGAATGGGCCACGTCATCGTACGGCTACGGCAAGGGGAAGGACATCACCCTGCTTGGCGAAATGCGCTTTCCGCATTCGTTGGGGATGCTGTACTCGGCGTTCACCTATTTCACCGGCTTTAAGGTGAACTCCGGGGAGTATAAGGTGATGGGGCTGGCCCCCTACGGCGAGCCGAGGTACGCCTCGCGGATCCGGGATCATCTGGTGCAGATTCATGACGACGGCAGTCTGACCCTCAACATGGACTACTTTAATTATTGCACCGGCTTGACCATGACCAACCGGAACTTCGAGCGGCTCTTCGGCGGGCCGCCGCGCGAGCCGGAAAGCCCGATCACGCAGCGTGAGATGGATCTGGCCAGGTCGATTCAAGAAGTGACCGAAGAGATCATGCTGAAGATGGCCCGGCACGTGCACCGGGAAACCGGATTGTCATCGCTGTGTTTGGCTGGCGGTGTTGCGCTCAACTGTGTCGGCAACGGCCGGATCTTGCGCGAAGGGCCGTTTGAGCAGATCTGGGTGCAGCCTGCGGCCGGCGATGCCGGCGGGGCTCTCGGCGTGGCTTTGGCGTTGTGGCATCGATCCCTGGGACAGCCACGGCGCGCTCGCATCGGTCAAGCGTTCGCCGATGATATGCGCGGCAGTCTCTTAGGGCCGGCATTTTCTGATGAAGTGATCAGCGCCTGGTTGAGCCAGGAAGATGTGGCCGCGACCCGGGTGGATCGCGATGAGCTGCCCCGCCGCGTCGCAGGGTTGATCGCCGAGGGCAAGGTGGTCGGCTTGTTTCAATCCCGGATGGAATTCGGGCCCAGAGCGCTTGGAGCCCGCTCGATCCTCGGGGATCCGCGCTCGCCGCAGATGCAATCGCTGATGAACCTGAAGATCAAGTTCCGGGAGTCATTCAGGCCCTTCGCCCCGACGGTGCTGCGGGAGCGGGTGAGCGACTGGTTTGATCTGGATGGCGAGAGCCCCTACATGCTCCTGGTGGCGGATGTCTCCGAGAAACGCCGCCGGCCGATGGCGGATGCGGAACAATCGCTGTGGGGAATGAAGAAGCTCAACGTGGTCCGCTCTGAGATTCCGGCCGTGACCCACGTCGATTATTCGGCGCGCATCCAGACGATCCGCCGGGAGGCGAACCCGCTGTTCTATGATATTATCCAGGCGTTCGATTGGCTCACCGGCTGTCCCGTCGTCATCAACACCTCGTTTAACGTCCGCGGCGAGCCGATGGTGTGCACGCCGCAGGACGCCTATCGCTGTTTCATGCGCACACAGATGGATGCGCTGGTCCTGGAGAGCTTTCTGATCGAAAAATCTCAGCAGAAGCCGGTGGCGGAGGATGCCTCATGGCAGAAGGAGTTTCAACTCGATTAG
- a CDS encoding HAD-IIIA family hydrolase, whose protein sequence is MTQQRRGAVFLDRDGTIARYREYCRSPEEFDLLPGVGEAIRKLNDANVPVVVMTNQSAVGRGWLTMETLSSIHEKMQQELARVGARIDAIYVCPHHPDDGCACRKPGTHMLTKAADELGLSLTESYVIGDRWQDVQTGRGAGSRAILVKSGHPAEPANGTTADYEAPTLGDAVDWLLQQRQQQTASAQTDWSTRYRALAERLYEVRRACPRFAVLGTSTLHPRHSLPADQVELADRPQEDAPWPIPSWPRIITHALKLAVYAAQETANLVWISWHGRGMLRRLSQQPATVVMKTWCFGPQSFDAARDFYYGTVPHQLQAKGISTVVLCGDTRERCDLAFLTAFLREGAVRYVPEWLLLPWWAPMITLCRQLWGALSLRRVAQRAASSSLAAVAATACVNALTPITMRNLLQYHIARAAVKRWNAGAFVTLYEGQPWEQPAWHGARAANPSCRLVGYQHTVIMPHSLAVRRPQSIGKEIAAPDIVLCLGETTRRMIAPGHQPHGNRLITFGTCRRPASRGSARGPRPDLRTVLVLPEGFQSEARLLFRFAMNVAAIMPDHRFIFRSHPVLPFSQVRPHLQRDPAQMTNIEISTRKTIEEDFSRASVVLYRGSSTVLYAVLHGVKPIYVHDAAAPDVDPLFELSAWREGVEAATQAHDRLAAYATGAVPSAAAEWLSAAAYVDQYVIPVDEAAIDRFIDAFRGART, encoded by the coding sequence GACGCAGCAGCGGCGCGGGGCGGTTTTTTTGGATCGCGATGGCACCATCGCGCGATACCGCGAGTACTGCCGATCGCCTGAGGAGTTTGATCTGCTGCCTGGGGTGGGCGAGGCGATCCGCAAACTGAATGACGCGAACGTGCCGGTGGTGGTGATGACGAATCAGTCCGCGGTCGGCCGAGGATGGCTCACGATGGAGACGTTGTCCTCGATCCATGAAAAGATGCAGCAGGAGCTGGCTCGCGTCGGCGCGCGGATCGATGCGATTTATGTCTGCCCGCATCATCCGGATGACGGCTGTGCGTGCCGAAAACCTGGAACGCACATGCTGACCAAGGCGGCGGATGAGCTGGGGCTCTCACTGACTGAGTCGTATGTGATCGGCGATCGATGGCAGGATGTCCAAACCGGCCGCGGGGCCGGCAGCCGGGCGATCCTTGTCAAGAGCGGTCATCCGGCTGAGCCGGCCAATGGGACCACGGCAGATTATGAAGCCCCAACACTTGGCGACGCGGTTGATTGGCTCTTGCAGCAGCGCCAGCAGCAGACCGCCTCGGCTCAGACCGACTGGTCCACGCGGTACCGCGCGTTAGCCGAGCGACTCTATGAAGTTCGTCGAGCGTGCCCGCGGTTTGCGGTCTTGGGCACGTCCACGCTGCACCCGCGGCATTCGCTGCCTGCGGATCAGGTGGAGCTGGCGGATCGGCCACAAGAAGACGCGCCTTGGCCGATTCCCTCATGGCCGCGGATCATCACCCACGCCCTGAAATTGGCCGTCTACGCGGCACAAGAAACAGCCAATCTCGTGTGGATTTCCTGGCATGGCCGAGGCATGTTGCGCCGCCTGTCGCAGCAGCCAGCCACCGTGGTGATGAAGACCTGGTGTTTTGGTCCGCAGTCGTTTGATGCCGCGCGTGACTTTTATTACGGCACCGTACCGCATCAGCTGCAGGCGAAAGGGATCTCCACGGTCGTGTTGTGCGGCGACACCCGAGAGCGATGCGACCTCGCCTTCCTCACAGCATTCTTGCGGGAGGGCGCGGTTCGCTACGTGCCCGAATGGCTGTTGCTGCCCTGGTGGGCGCCGATGATCACCCTGTGCCGGCAGCTTTGGGGAGCGTTGTCGTTGCGCCGCGTGGCACAACGAGCCGCCTCTTCGTCGTTGGCCGCCGTGGCTGCGACGGCCTGCGTGAATGCTTTGACACCAATTACCATGCGTAATCTGCTGCAATATCACATCGCGCGGGCGGCCGTGAAACGATGGAACGCCGGCGCGTTTGTCACGTTGTACGAAGGACAACCCTGGGAACAACCGGCGTGGCATGGAGCCAGAGCCGCGAATCCCTCATGCCGCCTCGTCGGCTATCAGCACACCGTCATCATGCCGCATTCCTTGGCTGTCCGCCGCCCCCAGTCGATTGGGAAAGAAATTGCAGCACCCGACATCGTCCTGTGCCTTGGAGAAACCACTCGGCGAATGATCGCCCCAGGACATCAGCCGCACGGCAATCGCCTCATCACGTTTGGCACATGCCGGCGGCCAGCTTCCCGCGGTTCGGCTCGCGGCCCGCGGCCGGATCTTCGGACGGTCCTCGTCTTGCCTGAGGGGTTCCAGAGCGAGGCGCGCCTGCTCTTTCGTTTCGCCATGAACGTCGCAGCGATCATGCCAGACCACAGGTTCATTTTCCGCTCGCACCCAGTGCTGCCGTTTTCTCAAGTCCGGCCGCATCTTCAGCGCGATCCAGCACAGATGACCAATATCGAGATTTCAACGCGCAAGACGATCGAAGAAGATTTCAGCCGGGCTTCCGTCGTGCTGTACCGAGGATCCTCGACGGTCTTATATGCGGTGCTGCACGGTGTGAAGCCGATCTACGTGCATGACGCGGCAGCCCCTGATGTGGATCCATTGTTTGAGCTCAGCGCGTGGCGTGAGGGGGTCGAGGCGGCCACCCAGGCGCATGATCGGCTCGCGGCGTATGCCACCGGTGCCGTGCCGTCAGCGGCCGCCGAATGGCTATCGGCCGCCGCCTATGTCGATCAGTACGTGATACCGGTGGATGAGGCGGCGATTGATCGGTTCATTGACGCCTTCCGCGGAGCAAGGACGTGA
- a CDS encoding FkbM family methyltransferase, with the protein MRPHLASVRLLPRKLLWRAAPRRTVHARGLRFTLQCDNWITHYRWSTYNTKEPETLDWIDRWIRDGDTFFDIGANIGLYTIYAALRHPAARIIAFEPEYANLHLLRDNLIQNGVHDRVEVYSVALGNHTGISRLHIQDFTPGAALHTESQAPLRRTRTERSVIWQEGIGTFTLDQFCEETQCAPTCLKIDVDGTEREILEGAARTLQSTAMRSLIVELSEEPSIRGACERLLATAGLRREMSWSQPERCDNQLWVRSA; encoded by the coding sequence ATGAGGCCTCATCTGGCGAGCGTGCGGCTGCTTCCGAGAAAATTGCTGTGGCGGGCCGCGCCCCGGCGCACGGTCCATGCCCGCGGGCTGCGGTTTACGCTGCAGTGCGATAATTGGATCACGCACTACCGGTGGTCCACGTACAACACCAAGGAGCCTGAGACGCTGGACTGGATTGACCGGTGGATCCGCGATGGCGATACCTTCTTCGACATCGGGGCCAACATCGGCCTCTATACTATCTATGCGGCGCTGCGGCATCCTGCTGCGCGGATCATCGCGTTCGAGCCGGAGTACGCCAACCTGCACTTGCTGAGAGATAATCTTATCCAGAACGGCGTGCACGATCGGGTGGAGGTCTATTCGGTCGCGCTCGGCAATCACACCGGCATCAGCCGGCTCCACATCCAGGATTTCACTCCCGGGGCAGCGCTCCATACGGAATCGCAAGCGCCCTTGCGCCGCACGAGAACGGAGCGCTCCGTCATCTGGCAGGAGGGCATCGGCACCTTTACGCTGGATCAGTTTTGCGAAGAGACGCAGTGCGCGCCGACCTGCTTGAAAATCGACGTGGATGGGACCGAACGCGAAATTTTGGAGGGGGCGGCGCGGACGCTTCAGTCGACCGCGATGCGGTCGCTGATCGTCGAGCTCTCCGAGGAACCCTCCATCCGAGGGGCGTGCGAACGATTGCTGGCGACCGCCGGCTTGCGCCGCGAGATGTCCTGGAGCCAGCCGGAGCGATGCGATAATCAACTGTGGGTGAGAAGCGCATGA
- a CDS encoding SIS domain-containing protein yields MIPETFLTRYFEEASHVARALDVEVVDRMVQRLVKLRDEGGRLFLCGVGGGAGNCSHAVNDFRKLAGIEAYSPVDNVSELTARANDEGWDTVFAGWLRGSRAGARDVLLVFSVGGGDRKRNISANLVAAIDEAKARGMDVLGIVGRDGGYTKQRGDIVLVIPTVNPQSITPHTEAFQAVVWHGIVCDPRLMAHSNTWERLASDQEAVKV; encoded by the coding sequence ATGATCCCAGAGACGTTTTTAACTCGATATTTTGAAGAGGCCTCACACGTTGCGCGCGCGCTCGACGTGGAAGTGGTCGACCGCATGGTGCAGCGCCTGGTCAAGCTTCGCGATGAGGGCGGTCGGTTGTTTCTCTGCGGGGTCGGCGGGGGGGCTGGCAACTGCAGCCATGCGGTCAATGATTTCAGGAAGCTGGCCGGCATCGAAGCGTATTCGCCGGTGGACAATGTGTCTGAATTAACCGCGCGCGCCAACGATGAGGGATGGGACACGGTGTTTGCCGGCTGGCTGCGGGGCAGCCGCGCTGGAGCGCGCGATGTGCTCTTGGTGTTCTCCGTGGGCGGTGGCGATCGCAAGCGCAACATCAGTGCGAATCTGGTGGCGGCCATCGATGAAGCCAAAGCCCGCGGCATGGATGTGCTGGGCATTGTCGGGCGAGACGGCGGCTACACCAAGCAGCGCGGCGATATCGTGCTCGTCATTCCGACGGTGAATCCCCAGTCGATTACGCCGCACACCGAAGCGTTTCAGGCGGTGGTGTGGCATGGGATCGTGTGCGATCCTCGCCTGATGGCCCACAGCAACACGTGGGAGCGTCTGGCCTCGGACCAGGAGGCCGTGAAGGTCTGA
- a CDS encoding SGNH/GDSL hydrolase family protein: MMTKTRFLKFAVATVMISTVLIVGALLGLDLWYHKRFEKVAGMNWRGYRGPVVHRKLPGEQRVAVLGGSTAFCFGVSGAEAWPAALERSVNAQRRARHQGPVSIVNLGALHVGAYSFTDTLRDYASLDYDVALFYTGYNDLGAPNIRNIRRESPLFRLTGYYPILPLVVKEKLMALRYGGNLEAAYLAEQGKRPTFRPNYTQVQSSEGAQAVAAVKKALLEFPEEDLVVHGDLSRALGAVNAQQVQLAAEGCGDLWAFYCWSLERAVSVALDDGKTVMVVTQPYLSPRHIQQQQVMTRRLQERWKDDPRIQYVNVGQTADLRDPALCFDGIHLTVQGNQRIAEALVDPLLQRLD, from the coding sequence ATGATGACGAAGACGCGCTTTCTGAAGTTTGCGGTTGCGACGGTGATGATCTCCACGGTCCTGATCGTCGGCGCGCTCCTCGGGCTTGATCTGTGGTACCACAAACGGTTCGAAAAGGTCGCCGGAATGAACTGGCGGGGCTATCGCGGCCCGGTCGTCCATCGAAAACTCCCCGGGGAGCAGCGCGTCGCCGTCCTCGGAGGCAGCACGGCCTTTTGCTTCGGGGTCTCGGGCGCCGAGGCCTGGCCTGCGGCGCTGGAGCGGTCTGTGAATGCGCAGCGGCGAGCGCGCCACCAAGGGCCGGTGAGCATCGTCAACTTGGGAGCATTGCATGTCGGCGCCTACTCATTTACCGACACCCTGCGCGATTACGCGTCGCTGGACTACGATGTGGCGCTCTTCTACACCGGCTACAACGATCTGGGTGCGCCGAACATCCGAAATATTCGGCGGGAGTCGCCGCTCTTCCGGCTCACCGGCTATTACCCGATCCTGCCGCTCGTCGTCAAAGAAAAGCTGATGGCCCTTCGCTACGGAGGCAACTTGGAGGCCGCGTATCTCGCCGAGCAGGGCAAGCGCCCGACCTTCCGCCCGAATTATACGCAGGTGCAATCCTCCGAGGGTGCGCAGGCGGTGGCCGCCGTCAAGAAAGCGCTGCTCGAGTTTCCTGAAGAGGATCTGGTCGTGCACGGCGACCTGTCGCGCGCGCTGGGGGCGGTGAATGCCCAGCAGGTGCAGCTCGCCGCGGAGGGCTGCGGAGATCTGTGGGCCTTCTACTGTTGGTCGCTGGAGCGGGCGGTGAGCGTGGCACTCGATGATGGCAAGACCGTGATGGTCGTCACGCAGCCGTATCTGTCTCCGCGCCATATCCAGCAGCAACAGGTGATGACGCGCCGGCTTCAGGAGCGATGGAAGGATGATCCGCGCATTCAGTATGTCAACGTGGGGCAGACGGCGGATCTTCGGGATCCAGCGCTCTGTTTTGACGGCATCCACCTGACGGTGCAGGGCAACCAGCGGATCGCCGAAGCCCTAGTCGATCCGTTATTGCAGCGGCTTGATTGA
- a CDS encoding SGNH/GDSL hydrolase family protein → MTPLAGLIAALALLEGMVRGLRRARSLTWTSAPPRLLSFLSHPYALYVRRPNCDGLYPSNSLGYAGKREYPPACLPGTIRIYCVGGSTTEAHDPAQGPDASWPGKLQDLLAQRFPGTAFECINAGTAGYTSAESLAEFAFRGVDLKPDLLVVYHNVNDAWTCQMVEGFRSDYSHARRHKPWDVGWINRLPPIPWWAGYELLRGWIMRRWGKANALIYWIADPPWRSARSFQPQAVAAFERNIRNLIALATTWDCVPVLIKWECDWAARRVPNYLEPHPETAEVYFRYLQANNEALARLGAAVPGCHYLDVGPFDPEHFSDTIHFSPQGLEEMARRVADGLLPVVQSLMVSAGGR, encoded by the coding sequence ATGACGCCGCTCGCCGGGCTGATCGCGGCACTGGCCCTCCTCGAGGGCATGGTTCGAGGTCTCCGTCGTGCTCGAAGCCTGACGTGGACATCCGCCCCGCCGCGGCTGCTGTCATTCCTGAGCCATCCCTACGCGCTCTATGTCCGTCGGCCGAACTGCGACGGGTTGTATCCGTCCAACAGCCTCGGCTATGCCGGCAAGCGCGAGTATCCGCCGGCTTGCCTGCCAGGAACGATCCGCATCTATTGCGTGGGCGGCTCGACGACCGAAGCGCATGATCCGGCTCAGGGACCGGATGCGAGCTGGCCTGGAAAATTGCAAGACCTGCTCGCGCAGCGGTTTCCTGGCACGGCATTTGAATGCATCAATGCCGGGACCGCCGGGTATACGTCTGCCGAGTCGCTCGCCGAATTCGCCTTTCGCGGGGTGGACCTGAAACCTGATCTGCTGGTGGTGTATCACAATGTGAATGATGCGTGGACCTGCCAAATGGTCGAGGGATTCCGCTCAGACTATTCCCATGCCCGACGCCATAAGCCTTGGGATGTCGGCTGGATCAACCGCTTGCCCCCGATCCCATGGTGGGCCGGCTATGAGCTCCTTCGAGGCTGGATTATGCGGAGGTGGGGCAAGGCGAATGCCCTAATCTACTGGATCGCTGATCCACCGTGGCGATCCGCGCGGTCGTTTCAGCCGCAGGCCGTCGCCGCGTTTGAGCGAAATATCAGGAATCTCATCGCCCTCGCCACGACCTGGGACTGCGTGCCGGTGCTCATCAAATGGGAGTGCGACTGGGCTGCGCGGCGCGTGCCGAATTACCTTGAGCCGCACCCAGAAACCGCCGAGGTCTATTTCCGCTATCTGCAGGCGAACAATGAGGCCTTGGCCCGGCTCGGAGCCGCGGTTCCAGGATGCCATTATCTCGATGTCGGGCCCTTCGACCCGGAGCATTTCTCAGACACGATTCACTTCAGCCCGCAGGGTCTTGAGGAAATGGCCAGGCGGGTGGCCGATGGATTACTACCGGTGGTCCAATCATTGATGGTCAGCGCAGGAGGCCGATGA
- a CDS encoding transaldolase, translated as MRTLTGIFLDTGKLEEVRTYHELGIIRGVTTNPTILCKEGLTGGWPAIERRCKQLAALIDPLPLSVEVTTNDPDEMLAQALRFRSWAENVNVKVTIHGPDGGTENLKLVHRLETEEDIRVNVTAMMSAQQCLLAAQAGATYVSLFGGRVNNMGYDSRSEVRRLRQLLDAFESPAKIIVGSTREVLNIIEWFEAGADIVTAVPQLLEGMLVHPYSKETVRQFLADGAKLHQAIPEPAIAT; from the coding sequence ATGAGAACGCTGACCGGAATTTTCTTGGACACGGGCAAGCTGGAGGAAGTCCGCACCTACCATGAGCTTGGCATCATCCGCGGAGTCACGACCAACCCGACGATCCTCTGCAAGGAGGGGTTGACCGGCGGCTGGCCAGCCATTGAGCGGCGGTGCAAGCAGCTCGCGGCGCTGATTGATCCCTTGCCGCTGTCGGTCGAGGTGACCACGAACGATCCGGATGAGATGCTCGCGCAAGCGCTCCGTTTCAGATCCTGGGCGGAGAACGTCAACGTGAAAGTCACGATCCACGGCCCTGACGGCGGCACCGAGAACCTGAAACTCGTGCATCGGCTGGAGACCGAGGAAGATATCCGAGTGAATGTCACGGCGATGATGAGCGCGCAGCAGTGCCTGCTGGCCGCGCAAGCCGGGGCGACGTATGTCTCGCTCTTCGGCGGGCGGGTCAACAACATGGGCTACGACTCGCGATCGGAAGTGCGCCGCCTGCGGCAATTGCTGGATGCCTTCGAGAGTCCTGCCAAGATCATCGTGGGCTCAACCAGGGAAGTGCTCAACATCATTGAGTGGTTCGAGGCTGGGGCCGACATCGTCACGGCCGTGCCGCAGCTGCTGGAGGGCATGCTGGTGCATCCGTATAGCAAGGAAACGGTCCGCCAATTCCTGGCGGATGGCGCGAAGCTGCATCAGGCCATCCCGGAGCCGGCGATTGCGACATGA
- a CDS encoding Gfo/Idh/MocA family oxidoreductase translates to MRCIIFGYGYMGKIRYEVLRRHPKVRSIVVVDPALNAASVSGLGVVALPEGAPIPWETCDAAFICTPNHATADLCIESLRRCGRVFCEKPPGRHWDDFSRIAEAAARIPDHTLVFGFNHRLHPSVQAAKALVGPGGLGEILYVKGTYGKSGGLRFRENWRSNLELAGGGILLDQGIHMLDVFHLFLDGPLTVVDAVLANAFWGVGGEDNAFVLMRSAQGIPAFLHSSATLWKHTFRIEIGCRDGYLVASGLLSQTGSYGREQLVIGKRQFEDEAMALGNPREEIIYFDRDESWEKEVNEFLDAAIQRRPATHGTLEDARRAMQVVRDAYALAEGQRAKGHVSCD, encoded by the coding sequence ATGCGGTGCATCATTTTCGGCTATGGCTACATGGGGAAAATCCGCTATGAGGTCTTGCGCCGCCATCCGAAGGTGCGCTCGATCGTCGTCGTCGATCCAGCGCTGAACGCTGCATCGGTGTCAGGGCTGGGCGTGGTGGCCCTGCCTGAGGGTGCGCCGATTCCGTGGGAGACATGCGATGCGGCGTTTATCTGCACGCCCAATCATGCGACGGCGGATCTGTGTATCGAGAGTCTCCGACGGTGCGGGCGAGTGTTCTGCGAAAAGCCTCCCGGCCGCCACTGGGATGATTTTTCACGGATCGCCGAGGCTGCGGCCCGCATTCCGGATCACACACTGGTCTTTGGCTTCAACCACCGGCTGCATCCTTCGGTGCAAGCGGCCAAGGCGCTCGTGGGGCCAGGGGGGTTGGGCGAGATTCTCTATGTCAAAGGCACCTACGGCAAGTCCGGAGGGCTTCGCTTCCGCGAGAACTGGCGCAGCAATCTTGAGCTTGCCGGCGGCGGCATTCTGCTGGATCAAGGCATCCACATGCTGGATGTGTTTCATCTGTTCCTCGATGGTCCGCTGACCGTGGTCGATGCGGTCCTGGCCAACGCGTTTTGGGGTGTGGGCGGCGAGGATAATGCGTTCGTGCTGATGCGCTCAGCCCAGGGGATTCCGGCATTCCTGCATTCCTCGGCGACGCTGTGGAAGCATACGTTCCGCATCGAAATCGGGTGCCGCGATGGCTATCTCGTGGCCAGCGGGTTGCTGTCGCAGACCGGAAGCTACGGCCGGGAGCAGTTGGTGATCGGCAAACGGCAGTTCGAGGATGAGGCGATGGCGCTGGGCAATCCGCGCGAGGAAATTATTTATTTCGACCGCGATGAGTCATGGGAAAAAGAAGTGAATGAATTTCTTGATGCGGCCATTCAGCGTCGCCCGGCGACCCACGGCACGCTGGAGGATGCGCGGCGCGCCATGCAAGTCGTGCGCGACGCGTATGCGCTTGCCGAAGGGCAACGCGCGAAAGGACACGTCTCATGCGACTGA